Proteins from one Dysgonomonas sp. HDW5A genomic window:
- a CDS encoding Gfo/Idh/MocA family protein, with product MISEDNTPQENKEKKNNTPDKETALPESQGRRNAIKTLATVPLLGALAYGAYKKQKSIKTLKDVSDVFNLSNASTSVPAMQTDGKLIRLGVIGCGIRGKQLLRALGFATPERMQILKTEAKENSSDTRYKDFLAQESLNVQITGICDIFDTFAEEGIAAGGNIYKEVAGGKMGPQPKRYLNYKELLAADDIDAVVIATPDHWHGTMAMDAAKAGKHVYCEKPLTWTVPETYAVRDVIRQSNVVFQLGHQGRQVDSYRKAKEIIDKGLLGPITLIEVCTNRNDPNGAWVYDIDPTANPKTIDWKQFEGDPQRIKEYNEYMLSNNLAKYMGPDERDKFSLERFFRWRCWWDYSTGLSGDLLTHEYDAVNQLLGTGIPHSAASSGGVYFFKDGRTVPDVLQTVFEFPDKNLTMLYSATLASNRNRGKVFMGHDASMEVGNTLTLKIDSGSTRYKEKIEQGIIKPDVPFYTYVPGQSKVDAITSATELYFAERGLLYSYMGGKRYDTTFLHLREWVECIRNRNLKPSCGIDAAFEEAITAHMGTRAYLEGRTMYWDKDKELIVKA from the coding sequence ATGATATCAGAAGATAATACACCACAGGAAAATAAAGAAAAAAAGAATAATACACCCGATAAAGAAACAGCTCTTCCCGAATCTCAGGGAAGGCGTAATGCCATAAAAACACTTGCAACTGTTCCCTTGCTGGGAGCTTTGGCATATGGTGCATACAAGAAACAAAAAAGTATCAAGACGCTGAAAGATGTAAGCGATGTGTTTAACCTTAGTAATGCATCTACGTCCGTTCCGGCTATGCAGACCGATGGAAAACTGATTCGCTTAGGTGTTATTGGTTGCGGCATCAGAGGAAAGCAACTGCTAAGAGCTTTAGGCTTTGCCACACCCGAGCGTATGCAGATACTAAAAACAGAAGCGAAAGAAAACTCGTCGGACACTCGTTACAAAGACTTTTTAGCACAAGAAAGCCTCAATGTTCAAATAACGGGAATATGCGATATATTCGACACATTTGCTGAAGAAGGAATAGCAGCAGGAGGCAATATATATAAAGAAGTAGCTGGCGGAAAAATGGGACCTCAACCCAAACGTTACTTGAACTATAAAGAGTTGTTGGCTGCCGACGATATAGATGCTGTTGTGATTGCTACTCCCGATCATTGGCACGGAACGATGGCTATGGATGCAGCAAAAGCCGGGAAGCATGTTTACTGCGAAAAGCCTTTAACATGGACAGTGCCCGAAACCTATGCGGTAAGAGACGTGATTCGTCAGTCGAATGTGGTTTTTCAATTGGGGCATCAAGGTCGTCAGGTTGATAGTTATCGCAAAGCAAAAGAGATAATAGACAAAGGATTACTGGGACCTATTACTCTTATCGAAGTGTGTACCAACCGAAACGATCCCAATGGAGCATGGGTATATGATATCGATCCTACGGCAAATCCGAAAACAATAGATTGGAAGCAGTTCGAAGGTGATCCGCAAAGAATAAAAGAATATAATGAATATATGCTGAGTAATAACTTGGCAAAATACATGGGACCTGATGAACGTGATAAATTCAGTCTCGAACGGTTTTTTCGCTGGCGTTGCTGGTGGGACTATAGCACCGGACTTAGTGGAGATTTGCTAACTCATGAATATGATGCAGTAAATCAATTGCTTGGAACAGGAATTCCTCATTCGGCAGCATCTTCAGGAGGAGTGTATTTCTTTAAAGACGGTAGGACGGTTCCCGATGTATTACAAACCGTATTTGAGTTTCCTGATAAAAATCTGACCATGTTATATAGTGCCACTTTAGCCAGTAACCGCAACAGGGGCAAGGTGTTTATGGGGCACGATGCTTCGATGGAAGTAGGTAACACGTTGACTTTGAAGATAGACAGTGGATCGACCCGCTATAAAGAAAAAATAGAACAAGGTATTATTAAACCCGACGTTCCATTTTATACTTATGTGCCCGGACAGAGCAAGGTAGATGCTATTACATCTGCCACCGAATTATACTTTGCCGAACGTGGATTGCTTTATTCATACATGGGAGGTAAACGTTACGATACTACATTTCTACATCTCAGAGAGTGGGTCGAATGTATACGCAACAGAAATTTAAAACCTTCGTGTGGTATAGATGCAGCATTCGAGGAAGCCATAACGGCACATATGGGCACAAGGGCTTATCTCGAAGGACGTACCATGTATTGGGACAAAGACAAAGAGCTAATAGTAAAGGCATAA
- a CDS encoding Gfo/Idh/MocA family protein, producing MASEISRRKFLQTGAKAAVGLTIIPSTVLGQSFGSVAPSDKLNILGVGIGGRGAGVLKGMNTQNIIGLCDVDWKYSGHVFKDYPKAKAYYDYRKMFDELGKSADAVMVATADHTHAIIAAEAITMGKNVYCEKPLTHTVYESRLLTKLADKYKVATQMGNQGSSGEGVRKVCEWIWNGEIGEITKVEAFTDRPIWPQGLNRPDVVEKVPKTLNWDLFVGPAQFCEYNSIYTPWNWRGWWEFGTGALGDMACHILHPVFKGLKLGYPTKVQGSSTLLLTACAPNAQMVKFVFPARDNMPKVAMPEVEVIWYDGGLKPMRPEGMPANKDLNDDGGGVIFHGTKDTLICGCYGKDPWLLSGRVPSAPKVLREVKTSHEMDWVRACKEDASNRVETASPFSEAGPFNEIVVMGVLAIRLQGLNQVLDWDGPNMRFTNIDPNATIRTVIKDGFEIKDGHPTFDKKWTDPVNATAFAQELIKHTYRNGWKLPDMPK from the coding sequence ATGGCATCAGAGATTTCGAGGAGAAAATTCTTGCAAACAGGAGCTAAAGCTGCGGTTGGACTGACGATTATTCCGAGTACAGTTTTAGGACAAAGTTTTGGATCAGTAGCACCCAGTGATAAACTGAATATATTGGGTGTTGGTATCGGAGGTCGTGGAGCAGGTGTGTTGAAAGGCATGAATACTCAGAACATTATCGGATTATGTGATGTAGACTGGAAATACAGTGGTCATGTCTTTAAAGATTATCCCAAAGCCAAAGCATATTATGACTACCGGAAAATGTTTGACGAGTTAGGCAAATCTGCTGATGCTGTAATGGTAGCAACGGCCGACCATACACACGCTATAATAGCCGCCGAAGCTATAACTATGGGGAAAAATGTTTATTGCGAAAAACCATTAACTCATACCGTTTACGAGTCGCGCTTATTGACCAAATTGGCCGATAAATATAAAGTGGCTACTCAAATGGGTAATCAGGGATCTTCGGGTGAAGGAGTTCGCAAAGTGTGCGAATGGATATGGAACGGAGAAATAGGAGAAATAACAAAAGTAGAGGCATTTACCGATCGTCCGATATGGCCTCAGGGGTTGAATCGTCCCGATGTTGTAGAAAAAGTACCTAAAACATTAAACTGGGATTTATTTGTCGGACCGGCACAATTCTGTGAATATAACTCTATATATACACCATGGAACTGGCGTGGCTGGTGGGAATTTGGTACAGGTGCATTAGGAGATATGGCTTGTCATATTCTTCATCCTGTATTTAAAGGTCTGAAACTTGGATATCCAACTAAAGTTCAGGGAAGCTCAACTTTGCTGCTAACAGCTTGTGCACCAAATGCACAGATGGTGAAATTTGTATTCCCTGCCAGAGATAATATGCCAAAGGTAGCTATGCCCGAAGTAGAAGTAATATGGTACGATGGAGGATTAAAACCAATGCGTCCCGAAGGTATGCCTGCAAACAAAGACTTGAATGACGATGGCGGAGGTGTTATTTTCCATGGAACAAAAGATACGCTGATATGTGGCTGTTACGGTAAAGACCCTTGGTTACTTTCCGGTCGTGTGCCGTCAGCTCCTAAAGTATTGAGAGAGGTAAAAACATCTCACGAAATGGATTGGGTAAGAGCTTGTAAAGAAGATGCATCGAACAGAGTAGAAACAGCTTCTCCGTTTAGCGAAGCAGGACCTTTTAATGAAATTGTAGTAATGGGTGTTCTTGCCATAAGATTGCAAGGTTTGAATCAGGTATTGGATTGGGATGGCCCGAACATGAGGTTCACCAATATAGATCCGAATGCAACGATAAGAACTGTCATAAAAGACGGTTTCGAGATAAAAGACGGTCATCCTACTTTTGATAAAAAATGGACAGATCCGGTAAATGCAACAGCATTTGCTCAGGAACTG